Proteins encoded in a region of the Streptomyces sp. NBC_00513 genome:
- a CDS encoding VOC family protein, with translation MPAIKKFQVTFDCAEPERLARFWCEVLGYVIPPPPEGFATWDEFKGSRPPEQRDASFACVDPSGVGPRLYFQRVPEGKAAKNRLHLDVRVGTGLVGEERLAALEAERARLEPLGAVHVRTLYDGTDACIPMQDIEGNEFCID, from the coding sequence ATGCCAGCGATCAAGAAGTTCCAAGTCACTTTCGACTGCGCGGAACCGGAGCGCCTCGCCCGCTTCTGGTGCGAGGTCCTGGGGTACGTCATACCGCCGCCGCCGGAGGGGTTCGCCACCTGGGACGAGTTCAAGGGCTCGCGGCCACCCGAGCAGCGGGACGCGTCGTTCGCCTGCGTCGATCCCTCGGGCGTGGGCCCGCGGTTGTACTTCCAGCGCGTGCCCGAGGGGAAGGCCGCCAAGAACCGGCTGCATCTCGATGTGCGGGTCGGCACCGGACTCGTGGGTGAGGAGCGCCTCGCCGCACTCGAGGCCGAGCGCGCGCGGTTGGAACCGCTCGGCGCGGTGCACGTGCGGACGCTGTACGACGGCACTGACGCGTGCATCCCGATGCAGGACATCGAGGGCAACGAGTTCTGCATCGACTGA
- a CDS encoding DoxX family protein yields the protein MDIYRRKDLGLLALRLGAGGVLMAHGTQKLFGWFGGGGLDGTAKAMEHMGFVPGRPSALAAGLGEAGGGALLALGLATPAAGAAAAGAMAGAVSVHAPAGFFAQGGGFEYPAFLGYVAAGLGLAGPGRYSVDHFTRHRLDRPAVLALAFALSAAAATVVVGRRNAALAAAAAPDDTAGGDPLSGVDA from the coding sequence ATGGACATCTACCGGCGCAAGGACCTCGGACTGCTCGCCCTGCGACTGGGGGCGGGCGGCGTGCTGATGGCACACGGCACGCAGAAGCTCTTCGGCTGGTTCGGCGGTGGCGGCCTCGACGGCACCGCGAAGGCGATGGAGCACATGGGCTTCGTCCCCGGCCGGCCGAGCGCGCTCGCGGCGGGACTCGGCGAGGCGGGCGGCGGCGCCCTCCTGGCGCTCGGACTCGCGACCCCGGCGGCCGGCGCCGCCGCGGCGGGCGCGATGGCGGGCGCCGTGTCCGTGCACGCGCCGGCGGGGTTCTTCGCCCAGGGCGGCGGCTTCGAGTACCCGGCCTTCCTCGGCTACGTGGCCGCCGGGCTGGGACTCGCCGGGCCGGGCCGCTACTCCGTCGACCACTTCACCCGGCACCGGCTGGACCGGCCCGCCGTGCTGGCGCTGGCGTTCGCGCTCAGCGCGGCCGCGGCGACCGTCGTCGTCGGCCGCCGCAACGCCGCCCTGGCCGCGGCGGCGGCCCCCGACGACACCGCGGGCGGGGATCCCCTCTCGGGCGTCGACGCCTGA
- a CDS encoding AI-2E family transporter → MTRRSAERSTPRPARPRATARPRRPRPPLPAGTPHVSPLLRTVAAYSWRLLAVGAVAYAVFVVLGRFHEVGVAVFLGLVVTAVLRPLTGLLARWMPRPLAVACALIGSILLLLGAFAFVGETIASEWTNLLAEFKDGLGRIQRWLEQPPLRLDPHALDDLQARITSYLSSHRSTLLSTAVSGAGRLVEIFTVIALALFCSVFFIHSGDRQWAWFCTQLPPTAEDRVTTAGRAAWRTFTGYTHGILLVAGTNAVLVGVALFALGVPLAVPLALLEFFAAFIPLIGSPVALAVAAVVALAAKGPLVACLVVVLIVIIGQIEGHLLHPLVMSWAVRLHPVVVALSVVAGAIAAGVVGAVVAVPLVSVAWAVRQSLRPPAPV, encoded by the coding sequence ATGACCAGGCGATCCGCGGAGCGGTCGACACCCCGGCCCGCCCGCCCGCGCGCGACCGCCCGCCCCCGACGCCCGAGGCCTCCGCTGCCGGCGGGCACCCCCCACGTCTCCCCGCTGCTGCGCACGGTCGCCGCGTACTCCTGGCGGCTGTTGGCCGTGGGGGCCGTGGCGTACGCGGTGTTCGTGGTCCTGGGCCGGTTCCACGAGGTCGGCGTGGCCGTCTTCCTCGGCCTCGTGGTGACCGCCGTGCTCCGGCCCCTGACGGGTCTCCTGGCCCGGTGGATGCCCCGCCCGCTCGCCGTCGCCTGCGCGCTGATCGGCAGCATCCTGCTGCTGCTCGGCGCGTTCGCGTTCGTCGGCGAGACGATCGCCTCCGAGTGGACCAACCTGCTCGCGGAGTTCAAGGACGGCCTGGGCCGGATCCAGCGCTGGCTGGAGCAGCCGCCGCTGCGGCTGGACCCCCACGCCCTGGACGACTTGCAGGCGCGCATCACCTCCTACCTGTCGAGCCACCGGTCGACTCTGCTCAGTACCGCGGTCAGTGGCGCCGGCCGGCTCGTGGAGATCTTCACCGTGATCGCCCTGGCGCTGTTCTGCTCGGTCTTCTTCATCCACTCGGGCGATCGGCAGTGGGCCTGGTTCTGCACCCAGCTCCCGCCGACCGCCGAGGACCGGGTGACGACCGCCGGACGGGCGGCGTGGCGGACGTTCACCGGTTACACCCACGGCATCCTGCTCGTCGCCGGGACGAACGCCGTCCTCGTCGGCGTCGCGCTGTTCGCGTTGGGGGTGCCGCTGGCGGTGCCGCTCGCGTTGTTGGAGTTCTTCGCCGCGTTCATCCCGCTGATCGGATCCCCGGTCGCCCTCGCGGTGGCCGCCGTCGTCGCCCTGGCCGCGAAGGGGCCGCTGGTGGCGTGCCTGGTGGTCGTGCTGATCGTGATCATCGGGCAGATCGAGGGCCATCTGCTGCATCCGCTCGTGATGAGTTGGGCGGTGCGGCTGCATCCGGTGGTCGTGGCCCTGTCGGTGGTGGCCGGCGCCATCGCCGCGGGCGTCGTCGGCGCGGTGGTCGCGGTGCCGCTGGTGTCGGTTGCCTGGGCCGTCCGGCAGTCACTGCGTCCACCCGCCCCCGTGTGA
- a CDS encoding MFS transporter, protein MAELTGGNQGTITTSVPARLDRLPWSRWHWMIVIGLGTVWILDGLEVTIVGNIAGRLSEDGSGLSITDAQVTGVAAALYVAGACAGALFFGRLTDLFGRKKLFLITLGVYLAATALTAVSFSPWWFFVFRFLTGFGIGGEYAAINSAIDELIPSKYRGRVDLIINGSFWLGAVAGALLSVLALDTDIFPAWLGWRLTFALGVVLGLVILLVRRHVPESPRWMFIHGQGEEAEELVSDVERQVEREKGAPLPEPGEAITIEQRGSIGFGEIARTVFRSYPRRAVLGLSLFVGQAFLYNAITFGFGTILVRFFDVSSSVTGYYFAVIAFGNFLGPLFLGRFFDTIGRRPMIAGTYVLSGLLLFGTAWLFGAGMLTAFTMTACWCVVLFFASAGASSAYLTVSEIFPMETRAMAIAFFYAVGTAAGGISGPLVFADLTSSGVVADAVLAFCIGASLMVAAGLVAVFFAVAAEGKSLESIATPLSARATGERDGTDGGPRATDRAESRSPLG, encoded by the coding sequence ATGGCTGAGCTCACGGGTGGGAACCAGGGGACGATCACGACCAGCGTCCCCGCGCGACTGGACCGGCTGCCGTGGTCGCGGTGGCACTGGATGATCGTGATCGGGCTGGGGACCGTGTGGATCCTCGACGGCCTGGAAGTCACGATCGTCGGCAACATCGCCGGTCGGCTCTCCGAGGACGGCAGCGGCCTCAGCATCACGGACGCCCAGGTCACCGGTGTCGCGGCGGCCCTGTACGTGGCCGGGGCCTGCGCCGGTGCGCTGTTCTTCGGACGCCTCACCGACCTGTTCGGCCGCAAGAAGCTCTTCCTCATCACCCTCGGCGTCTACCTGGCGGCGACCGCGCTCACCGCCGTGTCCTTCTCGCCCTGGTGGTTCTTCGTCTTCCGCTTCCTCACCGGTTTCGGCATCGGCGGCGAGTACGCGGCCATCAACTCCGCGATCGACGAGCTGATCCCCAGCAAGTACCGCGGGCGCGTCGACCTCATCATCAACGGCAGCTTCTGGCTCGGCGCGGTCGCCGGCGCACTGCTGTCCGTCCTCGCGCTCGACACCGACATCTTCCCGGCCTGGCTCGGCTGGCGGCTCACGTTCGCGCTCGGCGTCGTCCTCGGCCTGGTGATCCTGCTCGTCCGCCGGCACGTGCCCGAAAGCCCCCGGTGGATGTTCATCCACGGCCAGGGCGAGGAGGCGGAGGAACTCGTCTCCGACGTCGAACGCCAGGTGGAGCGAGAGAAGGGCGCCCCACTCCCCGAACCGGGGGAGGCCATCACGATCGAGCAGCGCGGCAGCATCGGATTCGGCGAGATCGCCAGGACGGTCTTCCGGTCCTACCCGCGACGGGCCGTGCTCGGTCTCTCCCTCTTCGTCGGGCAGGCGTTCCTCTACAACGCGATCACCTTCGGCTTCGGCACCATCCTCGTCCGGTTCTTCGACGTCTCCAGCTCGGTCACCGGCTACTACTTCGCCGTCATCGCCTTCGGCAACTTCCTCGGACCGCTGTTCCTGGGGCGGTTCTTCGACACGATCGGCCGCCGGCCGATGATCGCCGGCACCTACGTCCTGTCCGGCCTGCTGCTCTTCGGTACCGCGTGGCTCTTCGGGGCCGGCATGCTCACGGCCTTCACGATGACCGCCTGCTGGTGTGTGGTGCTGTTCTTCGCCTCCGCCGGGGCGAGTTCGGCGTACCTGACGGTCAGCGAGATCTTCCCGATGGAGACGCGGGCGATGGCCATCGCCTTCTTCTACGCGGTGGGCACGGCCGCCGGCGGCATCTCGGGTCCGCTGGTCTTCGCGGACCTCACCTCCAGCGGAGTGGTCGCCGACGCCGTGCTCGCGTTCTGCATCGGGGCCTCCCTGATGGTGGCGGCGGGCCTGGTCGCGGTCTTCTTCGCGGTGGCGGCCGAGGGCAAGTCCCTCGAATCGATCGCCACGCCCCTCTCCGCGCGCGCCACCGGGGAGCGGGACGGAACCGACGGTGGGCCGCGGGCGACGGACCGTGCGGAGAGCCGCAGCCCACTCGGATGA
- a CDS encoding acyl-CoA carboxylase subunit epsilon, whose protein sequence is MPEDASVSSLLRVHRGSAEPEELAAIAVVVACLAGRLSRAPSRPRENRRHRPHPRPGGHGCWAGCWACR, encoded by the coding sequence ATGCCGGAAGACGCTTCCGTGTCCAGCCTGCTGCGCGTCCACCGAGGCTCCGCCGAACCCGAGGAACTGGCCGCGATAGCCGTCGTGGTCGCCTGCCTCGCCGGGCGCCTGTCCCGGGCGCCGAGCCGTCCCCGGGAGAACAGGCGCCACCGCCCGCATCCGCGCCCCGGAGGCCACGGATGCTGGGCGGGGTGCTGGGCCTGCCGGTGA
- a CDS encoding FAD-dependent monooxygenase, producing the protein MEDKVDVRVPVLVVGGSLVGLSTSLFLSRHGVRHMVVEKHAGTSVHPRGRGINARTMELFRTAQAEPAIRSAAAALEENHGILQAQSLVGGEFNWLIKGVDPSKALARLSPTGWCLCSQNNIEPELAKQSRAQGADVRFSTELMSFDQDEEGVTALVKDRETGEHLTVRADFLIAADGPRSPVREALRIPQTGSGELFHNVSITFRSEQLIEVLGDVRFIVCYLMRPGADGALLPVDNETQWVFHAPWHPENGETLEDFTDERCARQIRAAVGMPDLDVEIGGRAPWHAAERVAEWYSSGRAFLVGDAAHEMSPTGAFGSNTGIQDAHNLAWKIAAVLQGAAGQELLDTYEAERLPVARATSLRASARSAEHSHPGYTPPPTMGGGPGSGVLTTAMGYCYPQGAVVGGDPDRPIIPEALRLKGDVGTRAPHMWVTRAGERISLLDLYERSFVLLSAAGTPWRSAAAQVAEQLSARLAGYTIGSSADADLIQPADADWTEVHEIGAAGAVLVRPDGFVAWRCEDAVSDPQEALLSAMMAVLRRD; encoded by the coding sequence ATCGAAGACAAAGTCGACGTCCGTGTACCGGTCCTTGTGGTGGGCGGCTCACTCGTGGGCCTGTCCACCTCCCTGTTCCTGAGCCGTCACGGCGTCAGGCACATGGTGGTCGAGAAGCACGCCGGTACGTCCGTTCACCCGCGCGGCCGTGGCATCAACGCACGCACGATGGAGCTCTTCCGGACGGCGCAGGCCGAGCCGGCGATCCGCAGCGCGGCGGCCGCTCTGGAGGAGAATCACGGAATCCTGCAGGCCCAGTCCCTGGTCGGGGGCGAGTTCAACTGGCTGATCAAGGGCGTGGACCCGTCCAAGGCGCTCGCCCGCCTCAGCCCCACCGGCTGGTGCCTGTGCAGCCAGAACAACATCGAGCCGGAATTGGCCAAGCAGAGCCGCGCACAAGGCGCGGACGTGCGGTTCTCCACCGAGCTGATGAGTTTCGACCAGGACGAGGAAGGCGTCACCGCCCTGGTGAAGGACCGGGAGACGGGCGAGCACCTCACCGTGCGCGCCGACTTCCTCATCGCCGCGGACGGCCCGCGCAGTCCCGTCAGGGAGGCGCTGCGCATTCCTCAGACGGGCAGCGGTGAACTGTTCCACAACGTGAGCATCACGTTCCGTTCCGAGCAGCTCATCGAGGTCCTCGGGGACGTCCGGTTCATCGTCTGCTACCTGATGCGCCCGGGCGCGGACGGGGCGCTGCTGCCGGTCGACAACGAGACCCAGTGGGTCTTCCACGCCCCCTGGCACCCCGAGAACGGGGAGACGCTGGAGGACTTCACGGACGAGCGCTGCGCACGGCAGATCCGCGCGGCGGTCGGCATGCCCGACCTGGACGTGGAGATCGGCGGCCGGGCGCCCTGGCACGCGGCCGAACGGGTGGCGGAGTGGTACTCGTCGGGCCGGGCCTTCCTGGTCGGCGACGCGGCCCACGAGATGTCCCCGACCGGGGCGTTCGGTTCGAACACCGGTATCCAGGACGCGCACAACCTCGCCTGGAAGATCGCGGCGGTGCTCCAGGGGGCGGCCGGCCAGGAGCTGCTCGACACGTACGAGGCCGAGCGGCTGCCCGTGGCCCGGGCCACGAGCCTGCGCGCCTCGGCGCGTTCCGCGGAGCACAGCCACCCGGGGTACACCCCTCCGCCGACCATGGGTGGGGGCCCCGGCAGCGGGGTCCTCACCACGGCCATGGGGTACTGCTACCCGCAGGGCGCGGTCGTCGGCGGCGACCCGGACCGGCCGATCATCCCCGAGGCGTTGCGCCTGAAGGGTGACGTCGGCACCAGGGCGCCGCACATGTGGGTGACCAGGGCCGGGGAGCGCATCTCGCTGCTCGACCTGTACGAGCGGTCCTTCGTGCTGCTCAGCGCGGCGGGAACCCCGTGGCGGTCGGCGGCGGCGCAGGTGGCCGAGCAGTTGTCCGCGCGCCTGGCCGGGTACACGATCGGCTCCTCGGCCGACGCCGACCTGATCCAGCCGGCCGACGCCGACTGGACGGAGGTCCACGAGATCGGCGCCGCAGGCGCGGTGCTCGTGCGGCCGGACGGGTTCGTGGCCTGGCGCTGCGAGGACGCGGTGAGCGACCCTCAGGAAGCGCTCCTGTCGGCCATGATGGCCGTCCTCCGGCGGGACTGA
- a CDS encoding SchA/CurD-like domain-containing protein — MTTALSERVSQSAFDGSMLRVVLLMDLHEGVQQQFFDAYEQLRHDIASVPGHLGDQLCQSFENPSQWLITSEWESAPQYLAWVNSEHHAEQVKPLGACARSMRPLKFTVLRETGKRYDRPELTPSVRLQPTPRLGAGIVRHALTFTVKPGSEKAVADLLSSYDSPAAEVDAHTRLCRTSLFMHGNRVVRAVEVEGDLTAALRHVSEQPEVRAVEQAINPYLEQDRDLADPESARLFFMKAALPAVHHVADHGADDAPVTRHALFYPAREGRGAELAEFLSQQDERAAARPDGPVRSSSIFQRDDIVVRLLDVSLPAGADLAAAFEIEGPRAEATLERLLAAPSGAGGPAAPHPMTPVTDRRAPERS, encoded by the coding sequence ATGACAACCGCCCTGTCCGAGAGGGTGTCCCAATCGGCTTTCGACGGATCCATGCTCCGGGTCGTCCTGCTGATGGACCTGCACGAAGGCGTCCAGCAGCAGTTCTTCGACGCCTACGAGCAGCTCCGCCACGACATCGCCTCGGTTCCGGGGCACCTCGGCGACCAGCTGTGCCAGTCGTTCGAGAACCCCTCCCAATGGCTCATCACCAGTGAGTGGGAGAGCGCGCCCCAGTACCTCGCCTGGGTCAACAGCGAGCACCACGCCGAACAGGTCAAGCCGCTCGGCGCCTGCGCCCGGAGCATGCGACCGCTGAAGTTCACCGTGCTCCGGGAGACCGGCAAGCGCTACGACCGGCCCGAGCTGACGCCCTCCGTACGGCTCCAGCCCACGCCTCGTCTCGGTGCCGGGATCGTCCGCCACGCCCTGACGTTCACGGTCAAGCCGGGCAGCGAGAAGGCCGTCGCCGATCTGCTGTCCTCCTACGACTCCCCGGCGGCCGAGGTCGACGCGCACACCCGTCTGTGCCGCACCTCCCTCTTCATGCACGGCAACCGGGTGGTCCGGGCCGTCGAGGTCGAAGGCGACCTCACGGCGGCCCTGCGCCACGTGTCGGAGCAGCCGGAGGTCCGCGCCGTCGAACAGGCCATCAACCCGTACCTCGAACAGGACCGCGACCTGGCCGACCCCGAGTCCGCCCGCCTGTTCTTCATGAAGGCGGCGCTCCCGGCCGTCCACCACGTGGCCGACCACGGCGCCGACGACGCCCCCGTGACCCGGCACGCGCTGTTCTACCCGGCACGCGAGGGGCGCGGCGCGGAGCTCGCCGAGTTCCTGTCCCAGCAGGACGAGCGGGCAGCGGCGCGGCCCGACGGCCCGGTCCGCAGCAGCAGCATCTTCCAGCGCGACGACATCGTCGTGCGCCTCCTCGACGTGTCCCTCCCCGCGGGCGCCGACCTCGCCGCCGCCTTCGAGATCGAAGGACCGCGCGCCGAGGCCACCCTCGAACGGCTGCTCGCGGCGCCGTCCGGGGCCGGCGGCCCGGCAGCACCCCACCCCATGACCCCGGTCACCGACCGCCGGGCACCCGAACGGTCCTGA
- a CDS encoding cupin domain-containing protein produces MSTHRPRIVDLSETQPNRRRGGDLRAVLTPTSVGSTSGFMGLAVMAPGESIAEHYHPYSEEFVYVVAGALEVDLDGEAHPLRVDQGLLVPLNVRHRFRNVGDTEARMVFHLGPLAPRPELGHVDTEEAPHPHESAWDQRPPEHSEVVA; encoded by the coding sequence ATGAGCACACATCGCCCACGCATCGTCGACCTCAGCGAGACCCAGCCCAACCGCAGGCGCGGAGGCGACCTGAGAGCGGTGCTCACCCCGACCTCGGTCGGCTCGACCAGCGGGTTCATGGGTCTCGCGGTCATGGCCCCGGGCGAGTCGATCGCCGAGCACTACCACCCGTACTCCGAGGAGTTCGTGTACGTGGTCGCCGGCGCCCTGGAGGTCGACCTCGACGGGGAGGCCCACCCGCTGCGCGTCGACCAGGGGCTGCTGGTACCGCTGAACGTCCGCCACCGTTTCCGCAACGTCGGCGACACCGAGGCCCGGATGGTCTTCCACCTGGGACCGCTCGCCCCCCGGCCGGAACTCGGCCACGTCGACACCGAAGAGGCCCCGCACCCGCACGAGTCCGCGTGGGACCAGCGGCCACCCGAGCACTCGGAGGTCGTCGCATGA
- a CDS encoding beta-ketoacyl synthase gives MTRRRVAVTGVGVVAPGGIGTRAFWDLLSNGRTATRGITLFDPTGFRSRIAAEVDFDPADHGFGPGEAERHDRYIQFALVAAREAVADAGLHLDSDEAWRTGVSLGTAVGGTTRLEHDYVDVSDKGAWWDVDHRLSSPFLHRAFTPATLASAVAEQTGARGPVQTVSTGCTSGLDAIGYAVHAIQEGRMDVCVAGASDSPVSPITVACFDAIKATSPNNDDPAHASRPFDADRDGFVLGEGGAVLVLEELEHARARGATVYCEIAGYATFGNAHHMTGLTTEGLEMARSIETALGQARINAAEIDYVNAHGSGTKQNDRHETAAVKRVLGDHAYRTPMTSIKSMVGHSLGAIGAIELAACVLAMTHHVVPPTANYETPDPECDLDYVPKTARSHTLRSVLSVGSGFGGFQSAVVMTQPKEVRA, from the coding sequence ATGACCCGCCGACGGGTGGCCGTGACCGGGGTCGGCGTCGTCGCCCCCGGTGGCATCGGCACCCGCGCCTTCTGGGACCTGCTCTCCAACGGGCGGACCGCGACACGGGGCATCACCCTCTTCGACCCGACCGGGTTCCGCTCCCGGATAGCCGCCGAGGTCGACTTCGACCCCGCCGACCACGGGTTCGGCCCCGGCGAGGCGGAGCGACACGACCGGTACATCCAGTTCGCCCTGGTCGCGGCGCGCGAGGCGGTGGCCGACGCCGGCCTCCACCTCGACTCCGACGAGGCCTGGCGCACCGGAGTGTCCCTGGGCACCGCCGTCGGCGGAACCACCCGCCTGGAGCACGACTACGTCGACGTCAGCGACAAGGGCGCGTGGTGGGACGTCGACCACCGGCTCTCCTCGCCCTTCCTGCACCGGGCGTTCACCCCCGCGACGCTGGCTTCGGCCGTCGCGGAACAGACGGGCGCCCGCGGGCCGGTACAGACCGTCTCGACGGGCTGCACCTCGGGTCTCGACGCCATCGGGTACGCGGTCCACGCCATCCAGGAGGGCCGGATGGACGTGTGCGTCGCCGGCGCCTCGGACTCTCCCGTCTCCCCGATCACCGTGGCCTGCTTCGACGCCATCAAGGCGACCTCGCCGAACAACGACGACCCCGCCCACGCGTCCCGGCCCTTCGACGCCGACCGCGACGGGTTCGTCCTCGGCGAGGGCGGGGCCGTCCTCGTCCTGGAGGAGCTGGAGCACGCCCGCGCCCGCGGCGCGACCGTCTACTGCGAGATCGCCGGGTACGCCACCTTCGGCAACGCCCACCACATGACCGGCCTCACCACCGAGGGGCTGGAGATGGCCCGGTCCATAGAGACCGCCCTCGGGCAGGCCCGGATCAACGCCGCGGAGATCGACTACGTCAACGCGCACGGCTCCGGGACCAAGCAGAACGACCGGCACGAGACCGCCGCCGTCAAGCGGGTGCTCGGTGACCACGCCTACCGGACGCCGATGACCTCCATCAAGTCGATGGTCGGTCACTCGCTCGGCGCCATCGGCGCCATCGAGCTCGCCGCCTGCGTCCTCGCGATGACCCACCACGTGGTCCCGCCGACGGCGAACTACGAGACCCCCGACCCGGAGTGCGACCTGGACTACGTGCCGAAGACGGCCCGCAGCCACACCCTGCGCAGCGTGCTCTCCGTCGGCAGCGGATTCGGCGGATTCCAGTCCGCCGTCGTCATGACCCAGCCGAAGGAGGTGCGCGCGTGA
- a CDS encoding ketosynthase chain-length factor: protein MNSRSERASVITGIGVVAPNGIGIEAFWKATQAGDSVLDRVSRQGCEHLPLRIAGEVRGFDPGTLVEDRFLVQTDRFSHYALGAADLALEDARLAQADYADDAFSVGVVTAAGSGGGEFGQRELQRLWGQGPRYVGPYQSIAWFYAASTGQISIRRGLKGPCGVVCGDEAGGLDAFAHAARAIRQGSRAMLVGATEAPLAPYSVVCQLGYEGLSTDDDPERAYRPFTAKASGFVPAEGGAMFVVEDAETAARRGATVRAVVAGHCATFTGPHRWEESGEGLSRAIRGALREADCAPEEIDVVFADALGIPAADTAEAWAITDALGSRASRVPVTAPKTGIGRAYCAAGTLDVAAAVMALEHGVVPPTPNVFEVCHDLDVVTGGARTARLRTALVLSRGQMGSNSALVLRRGPESAV, encoded by the coding sequence GTGAACAGTCGCTCCGAGCGAGCCTCGGTCATCACCGGCATCGGGGTGGTCGCGCCCAACGGGATCGGGATCGAAGCCTTCTGGAAGGCGACCCAGGCGGGCGACAGCGTCCTGGACCGCGTCAGCCGACAGGGCTGCGAGCACCTCCCGCTGCGCATCGCGGGAGAGGTGCGGGGCTTCGACCCGGGGACCCTGGTCGAGGACCGCTTCCTCGTACAGACCGACCGCTTCAGCCACTACGCGCTCGGCGCCGCCGACCTCGCCCTGGAGGACGCGCGGCTCGCCCAGGCCGACTACGCCGACGACGCCTTCTCGGTCGGGGTCGTCACGGCGGCCGGTTCGGGCGGCGGCGAGTTCGGGCAGCGTGAACTGCAACGGCTGTGGGGGCAGGGCCCCCGCTACGTCGGCCCGTACCAGTCGATCGCCTGGTTCTACGCCGCCAGCACCGGACAGATCTCCATCCGACGCGGGCTCAAGGGCCCGTGCGGGGTGGTCTGCGGGGACGAGGCCGGCGGGCTGGACGCCTTCGCCCACGCCGCCCGGGCCATCCGGCAGGGCAGCCGGGCGATGCTGGTCGGCGCGACGGAGGCACCCCTCGCCCCCTACTCGGTCGTCTGCCAGCTGGGCTACGAGGGTCTGAGCACCGACGACGACCCCGAGCGGGCTTACCGCCCCTTCACCGCGAAGGCGTCGGGCTTCGTGCCCGCCGAAGGCGGCGCGATGTTCGTCGTCGAGGACGCCGAGACCGCGGCGCGGCGCGGTGCGACCGTCCGCGCCGTCGTGGCCGGCCACTGCGCGACCTTCACCGGGCCGCACCGCTGGGAGGAGTCGGGCGAGGGCCTGTCCCGCGCCATCCGCGGCGCGCTCCGCGAGGCGGACTGCGCCCCCGAGGAGATCGACGTGGTCTTCGCCGACGCCCTCGGGATCCCCGCGGCCGACACGGCCGAGGCGTGGGCCATCACCGACGCCCTCGGCAGTCGCGCGAGCCGGGTGCCCGTCACGGCGCCCAAGACCGGGATCGGGCGGGCCTACTGCGCCGCCGGCACCCTCGACGTGGCCGCGGCCGTGATGGCACTGGAACACGGCGTCGTCCCACCGACGCCGAACGTCTTCGAGGTCTGCCACGACCTCGATGTGGTCACCGGGGGCGCGCGCACCGCACGGTTGCGGACCGCGCTCGTGCTCAGCCGGGGCCAGATGGGCTCGAACTCGGCCCTCGTCCTGCGCAGAGGACCGGAATCCGCCGTGTAG
- a CDS encoding acyl carrier protein, producing the protein MSDRLTMEELASLMKNAGITVDPVELTSRPESRFDEYGLDSLGLLGIVGELENRRGRALPTDADRCASPREFLDLVNNSLMTGA; encoded by the coding sequence ATGTCCGACCGCCTCACGATGGAAGAGCTGGCGTCCCTGATGAAGAACGCCGGCATCACCGTCGATCCCGTCGAGCTGACGAGTCGCCCGGAGTCCCGGTTCGACGAGTACGGCCTCGACTCGCTGGGCCTGCTCGGCATCGTCGGTGAGCTGGAGAACCGGCGCGGCCGGGCACTGCCCACCGACGCCGACCGCTGCGCGAGCCCGCGCGAGTTCCTCGACCTCGTCAACAACAGCCTCATGACAGGAGCCTGA
- a CDS encoding SRPBCC family protein produces MPGHTDNEITVNAPVDVVWEVTNDLQNWPQLFSEYASIEILERVGDTTKFRLAMHPDENGVVWSWVSERTVDREGLTVKARRVETGPFAHMNIHWEYHPVSGGGTRMRWVQDFAMKPDAPVDDAWMTDNINRNSRTQMALIRDKIEQLERESREPVTSQR; encoded by the coding sequence ATGCCCGGCCACACCGACAACGAGATCACCGTCAACGCACCCGTCGACGTGGTGTGGGAGGTGACCAACGACCTCCAGAACTGGCCGCAGCTCTTCAGCGAGTACGCCTCGATCGAGATCCTCGAACGCGTCGGGGACACCACGAAGTTCCGACTGGCCATGCACCCCGACGAGAACGGCGTGGTGTGGAGCTGGGTGTCGGAGCGGACCGTCGACCGCGAGGGCCTCACGGTCAAGGCGCGGCGCGTCGAGACCGGCCCGTTCGCCCACATGAACATCCACTGGGAGTACCACCCGGTCTCCGGCGGTGGCACCCGGATGCGCTGGGTCCAGGACTTCGCGATGAAGCCCGACGCGCCGGTCGACGACGCCTGGATGACCGACAACATCAACCGCAACTCCCGCACCCAGATGGCCCTCATCCGGGACAAGATCGAACAGCTGGAGCGGGAGAGCCGCGAGCCCGTGACCAGTCAGCGCTGA